A genomic region of Burkholderia humptydooensis contains the following coding sequences:
- a CDS encoding GNAT family N-acetyltransferase produces the protein MLQMRPMTQTEFREYRERAARGYARDLIESGQSAPDEADERALACIDTLLPDGLLTDDQVLLTLSESADGVVLGHLWYGVVTEGPHRSLFIYDLEIEPAFRRQGWATRVLQALEDDARQLHVSEIGLSVFNHNAAALALYRELGFAAATTTFVKSIESL, from the coding sequence ATGTTGCAGATGCGCCCGATGACCCAGACGGAATTCCGCGAATACCGCGAGCGCGCGGCGCGTGGCTACGCGCGGGACCTGATCGAATCCGGCCAGAGCGCGCCCGACGAAGCCGACGAACGCGCGCTCGCGTGCATCGACACGCTGCTGCCCGACGGGCTCCTCACCGACGACCAGGTGCTGCTGACGCTGAGCGAATCCGCCGACGGCGTCGTGCTCGGCCACCTGTGGTACGGCGTCGTCACCGAAGGGCCGCATCGGTCGCTCTTCATCTACGATCTCGAAATCGAGCCCGCCTTTCGCCGCCAGGGCTGGGCGACGCGCGTGCTGCAGGCGCTCGAGGACGACGCGCGGCAGCTCCACGTGAGCGAGATCGGCTTGTCGGTGTTCAATCACAACGCGGCCGCGCTCGCGCTGTATCGCGAGCTGGGCTTCGCCGCCGCGACGACGACGTTCGTCAAGTCGATCGAATCGCTCTGA